A genomic segment from Anaerobacillus sp. CMMVII encodes:
- the fabZ gene encoding 3-hydroxyacyl-ACP dehydratase FabZ: MLDIQQIKEIIPHRYPFLLVDRIIELDEGTRAVGIKNVTANEEFFNGHFPDYPVMPGVLIIEALAQVGAVAMLIKEENRGRLAFFAGIDGCRFKGQVKPGDQLRLEVEITRLRGSIGKGKGTAYVDGKVVAETELMFALGEKQ; the protein is encoded by the coding sequence ATGTTAGATATTCAACAAATTAAAGAAATCATTCCTCACCGTTACCCATTTTTATTAGTTGATCGTATTATTGAACTTGATGAAGGTACGCGTGCGGTGGGTATTAAGAATGTAACAGCTAATGAAGAGTTTTTTAATGGTCATTTCCCAGATTACCCAGTAATGCCGGGAGTCCTCATTATCGAAGCACTTGCACAGGTAGGTGCCGTAGCGATGCTAATCAAGGAAGAAAACCGTGGTCGCTTAGCCTTTTTTGCGGGGATTGATGGTTGTCGCTTCAAAGGTCAAGTCAAACCAGGTGATCAACTTCGCCTTGAAGTGGAGATCACGCGTTTACGAGGCTCAATTGGCAAAGGAAAAGGTACAGCTTATGTAGATGGAAAAGTTGTAGCTGAAACTGAGCTTATGTTTGCATTAGGTGAAAAGCAATAG
- a CDS encoding DNA-directed RNA polymerase subunit beta: MTKENDNQPTEQKNRQEVRAQKEAKKKRKKRKPIRLIPIWVRLIIVLLIFAASLVLGAMFGYGIVGDGEPKDVLGKGPWLKIHEIIYKDGK; this comes from the coding sequence ATGACGAAAGAAAACGATAATCAACCTACTGAACAAAAAAATAGACAAGAAGTGAGAGCTCAGAAGGAAGCGAAGAAAAAGCGTAAAAAACGTAAACCAATTCGTTTAATTCCGATCTGGGTTCGCCTCATCATTGTGCTTCTAATTTTTGCTGCAAGTCTTGTGCTTGGGGCGATGTTTGGCTACGGTATTGTTGGCGATGGAGAACCAAAGGATGTTCTTGGTAAAGGTCCTTGGTTAAAAATTCATGAGATCATCTATAAAGATGGAAAGTAA